In a single window of the Streptomyces sp. NBC_00353 genome:
- a CDS encoding carboxypeptidase regulatory-like domain-containing protein, whose product MRAPVSFLIAACLGLFAAAQVPAIAADPAAGAQKPTAAVPAQVARQAEKDAAAARQDNKPSPAKIAGLVHRYAPADCNTPKPKKHTASCQALVRTTSDQRVMVRAAGPPATALTPADIQSAYRLPATGQGQTVAIVDAYGYADAEADLGKYREQFGLPACTTENGCFRKVDQRGGVNYPRDDKGWSLETALDLDAVSSACPACHILLVQADSASVGNLGTAVNTAVELGAKFVSNSYGLADASASDLSGADYDHPGVVVTASSGDTGNEVIWPSSDPNVVATGGTLLTRAPGAARGWTESAWSGAGSGCSTFEPQPDYQSGSATNCPRRATADISAVADPQSGLAVYNSLNDGWLQVGGTSLSSPLIAAMYALAGTPAAGTYPVTYPYAHQTKGLFDITEGVNGACGDVLCEAGPGWDGPTGLGTPDGVSALVPAPSGVVNGRVTDRTTGKPLAGATVTLTDKADQFLSHAKTDSAGAYRVTVPAGTYDVSVSLFGYGTGTRSGIAVTADHTATADMALTKTPNHKVTGKVTDGSGHGWPLYAKITIDGYPNGAVYTDPKTGAYSVDLPEQADYTMHLTPVYPGYSSSDSTIKIGTGDVQHNISVAADLEQCNAPGFAYPAQASFEGWTTDPKYGWTVTNKDPSALGWQFDGSWNVIGDAGFAVANPFGNDGKAQDTALISPPFDLTGQKNADLRFNVASLLPAGSEADVSVTTDGGATWTRVYKGESEFFGHVEVPLTQALGHRNVQVRFHFSGDGQSIFEVSSVSVGQCRTLGGGLIQGSISDANTHQPINGATVKDTSAGAADMYATAVSTATPNDPTLPDGFYWLYSSKAGQNTLTTTAPRYVTDKATVTASDTVHTNSPALQAGRLKVAPGKVSLNTTLGGKVSQDITLTNTGHAPLKLTVAEQNATTSEAATKPAAADGSWQTLPDHPEPVRGSVVGSYQGKTYSVGGMDKMWGGHALGHGYVYDPAAQSWSRIADLPQPRNSATGAFVNGTLYVAGGFGYDASGIIGWKSTTYAYHPNSDSWSRVADLPQVLAGAAVAVLDGKLYVIGGVTADGSSSSTVYRYDPARNTWSRIADYPVAVNAGGCGGIDGGIVCAGGLNDSDGHVTALANTYIYHPKTDTWTRATDMPHTQLYGAYSSANGQLQVVGGVDYPPFGVAALTHRAMQYDPVANVWTDLPSAPEAVADAGRGTGCGLSQIGGTADVLGISTTTGAAMLTGFDQCGGDDVSWLSQDKTTVTLKPGHSTRVRVTADAKVLAAPGGYAATLSMITDTPYVYQPVPVTLKATAPASWAEISGTVTDAATGKILPGATVALSHAGKHLITVTTNSRGVYDVWLKATAPTITVTDDGYGKRSKKVSMKRGSLTKADFALPSS is encoded by the coding sequence TTGCGCGCTCCTGTTTCGTTCCTTATAGCCGCCTGCCTAGGCCTGTTCGCCGCGGCCCAGGTTCCCGCCATCGCGGCCGATCCGGCGGCTGGGGCCCAGAAACCCACCGCCGCCGTCCCGGCGCAGGTGGCACGGCAGGCAGAAAAGGACGCTGCTGCGGCGCGGCAGGACAATAAGCCCTCGCCGGCGAAAATCGCCGGCCTGGTTCACCGCTACGCGCCCGCCGACTGCAACACCCCGAAGCCGAAGAAGCACACCGCGAGCTGCCAGGCGTTGGTGCGGACGACGTCCGACCAGCGCGTCATGGTCAGGGCGGCCGGACCGCCGGCCACGGCGTTGACTCCCGCGGACATCCAGTCCGCCTACCGCCTGCCGGCCACCGGCCAGGGCCAGACCGTCGCGATCGTGGACGCTTATGGATATGCCGACGCGGAGGCCGATCTCGGCAAGTACCGCGAACAGTTCGGGCTGCCCGCGTGCACCACGGAGAACGGGTGCTTCCGCAAGGTCGACCAGCGAGGCGGCGTCAACTATCCGCGGGACGACAAGGGATGGTCGCTGGAGACCGCTCTCGACCTCGACGCGGTCTCGTCGGCATGCCCCGCCTGCCACATCCTGCTGGTCCAGGCGGACAGTGCGAGCGTGGGCAACCTGGGTACCGCCGTCAATACCGCGGTGGAGCTCGGCGCCAAGTTCGTGTCCAACTCGTACGGTCTGGCGGACGCGAGTGCGTCCGACCTGAGCGGCGCCGACTACGACCATCCCGGTGTGGTGGTCACCGCATCGTCCGGCGACACCGGCAACGAGGTCATCTGGCCGTCCTCCGACCCGAATGTCGTCGCCACCGGCGGTACGCTGCTGACCCGTGCCCCCGGCGCCGCGCGTGGCTGGACGGAGAGCGCCTGGTCCGGCGCCGGCAGCGGCTGCTCCACCTTCGAGCCGCAGCCGGACTACCAGAGCGGATCGGCGACGAACTGTCCGCGCAGAGCCACCGCAGACATCTCCGCGGTCGCCGACCCGCAAAGCGGCCTGGCGGTGTACAACTCGCTCAACGACGGCTGGCTCCAGGTGGGCGGCACGAGCCTGTCGTCGCCGCTGATCGCCGCGATGTACGCACTGGCGGGAACCCCGGCTGCGGGTACGTACCCGGTGACCTACCCCTACGCCCACCAGACCAAGGGCCTCTTCGACATCACCGAGGGCGTCAACGGCGCCTGCGGCGACGTGCTGTGCGAGGCCGGACCCGGCTGGGACGGGCCCACCGGACTCGGCACACCGGACGGCGTCTCCGCCCTCGTCCCGGCTCCGTCCGGGGTCGTGAACGGCCGCGTCACGGACCGGACGACGGGTAAGCCGCTCGCAGGGGCGACCGTCACGCTGACGGACAAGGCCGACCAGTTCCTGTCTCACGCCAAGACGGACAGCGCAGGCGCCTACCGCGTCACCGTCCCAGCCGGCACCTACGACGTGTCGGTGTCGCTCTTCGGTTACGGGACCGGCACCCGTAGCGGGATCGCCGTGACCGCCGACCACACCGCCACCGCGGACATGGCGCTGACGAAGACACCGAACCACAAGGTGACAGGCAAGGTGACCGACGGGTCCGGGCACGGCTGGCCGCTCTACGCCAAGATCACTATTGACGGTTACCCGAACGGGGCGGTGTACACCGACCCGAAGACCGGCGCCTACTCGGTGGACCTGCCCGAACAGGCCGACTACACGATGCACCTCACGCCGGTCTATCCCGGATACAGCTCGTCGGACTCCACGATCAAGATCGGTACGGGCGACGTACAGCACAACATCTCCGTGGCCGCGGACCTCGAGCAGTGCAACGCGCCCGGATTCGCGTACCCCGCACAAGCCTCCTTCGAGGGCTGGACCACGGATCCGAAGTACGGGTGGACCGTCACCAACAAGGACCCCTCCGCACTCGGCTGGCAGTTCGACGGGTCGTGGAACGTCATCGGCGACGCGGGCTTCGCGGTCGCCAACCCGTTCGGCAACGACGGCAAGGCGCAGGACACTGCTCTGATCTCGCCGCCGTTCGACCTGACCGGGCAGAAGAATGCCGACCTGCGGTTCAATGTGGCTTCCTTGCTGCCGGCGGGCTCCGAGGCGGACGTGTCCGTCACCACCGACGGCGGCGCAACCTGGACGCGGGTGTACAAGGGCGAGTCCGAGTTCTTCGGACACGTCGAGGTCCCGCTCACCCAGGCACTGGGCCATCGCAATGTCCAGGTCCGCTTCCACTTCAGCGGCGACGGCCAGTCGATCTTCGAGGTGTCCAGTGTGTCGGTCGGCCAGTGCCGGACACTCGGCGGCGGGCTGATCCAGGGCAGCATCAGTGACGCCAACACCCATCAGCCGATCAACGGCGCCACCGTCAAGGACACTTCCGCCGGCGCCGCGGACATGTATGCCACCGCGGTCAGCACCGCCACCCCGAACGACCCCACCCTGCCTGACGGCTTCTACTGGCTGTACAGCTCGAAGGCCGGGCAGAACACGCTCACCACGACCGCTCCGCGGTACGTGACGGACAAGGCGACCGTCACTGCCTCCGACACGGTGCACACCAACAGCCCCGCGCTGCAGGCCGGACGGTTGAAGGTCGCGCCCGGAAAGGTGTCGCTGAACACCACGCTGGGCGGCAAGGTGAGCCAGGACATCACTCTCACCAACACCGGACACGCGCCGCTCAAGCTCACGGTGGCCGAGCAGAACGCCACCACGTCTGAAGCCGCAACGAAGCCGGCCGCCGCAGACGGGTCGTGGCAGACGCTGCCCGACCACCCCGAGCCGGTCAGGGGCAGCGTCGTCGGTTCGTACCAGGGCAAGACGTACTCAGTCGGCGGAATGGACAAGATGTGGGGAGGACACGCACTCGGGCACGGTTACGTATACGACCCGGCCGCCCAGTCCTGGTCGCGGATCGCCGACCTGCCGCAGCCGCGGAACTCCGCCACGGGCGCGTTCGTGAACGGCACACTGTACGTGGCCGGCGGCTTCGGCTACGACGCGAGCGGGATCATCGGGTGGAAATCCACCACCTACGCGTACCACCCGAACAGCGACAGCTGGTCACGGGTGGCGGATCTCCCGCAGGTACTGGCTGGTGCCGCCGTCGCGGTACTTGACGGCAAGCTCTACGTGATAGGAGGAGTCACGGCCGACGGGTCCTCGAGTTCGACCGTTTACCGCTACGACCCGGCTCGTAACACCTGGAGCCGGATCGCCGACTATCCGGTCGCCGTGAACGCCGGCGGATGCGGCGGGATCGACGGCGGCATCGTGTGCGCGGGCGGCCTGAACGATTCGGACGGGCACGTCACTGCCTTGGCGAACACGTACATCTACCACCCGAAGACCGACACCTGGACGCGGGCCACCGACATGCCGCACACCCAGCTCTACGGGGCGTACAGCTCCGCCAACGGTCAACTCCAGGTCGTCGGGGGCGTGGACTATCCTCCGTTCGGCGTGGCGGCGTTGACCCACCGCGCCATGCAGTACGACCCGGTGGCCAATGTCTGGACCGACCTGCCCAGCGCGCCCGAAGCGGTCGCCGATGCCGGGCGTGGCACCGGCTGTGGGCTTTCCCAGATCGGCGGGACGGCTGATGTGTTGGGGATATCCACCACCACCGGCGCAGCGATGCTGACCGGGTTCGACCAGTGCGGCGGCGACGACGTCAGCTGGCTGTCGCAGGACAAGACGACCGTGACACTGAAGCCCGGTCACTCCACTCGGGTCCGGGTCACCGCAGATGCCAAGGTCCTCGCGGCCCCCGGCGGGTACGCGGCCACGCTGTCCATGATCACCGACACGCCGTACGTGTACCAGCCCGTCCCGGTCACCTTGAAGGCGACCGCCCCCGCCTCCTGGGCGGAGATCTCCGGCACGGTCACCGACGCGGCCACGGGCAAGATCCTCCCCGGAGCGACGGTTGCCCTGTCACACGCGGGCAAGCACCTCATCACGGTCACGACCAACAGCCGTGGCGTGTACGACGTGTGGCTGAAGGCGACCGCGCCGACCATTACCGTCACCGATGACGGATACGGCAAGCGCAGTAAGAAGGTGAGCATGAAGCGCGGCAGCCTGACGAAGGCCGACTTCGCCCTGCCGAGCAGCTGA
- a CDS encoding Rieske (2Fe-2S) protein: MYAGRRTVLTAGAAGAAGLVAACGSSGDRGGSTASAPETSRGATPSTGAGAASAAGSVPGGEALAKTSDIPVGGGKVFAEQEVVVTQPKEGEFKGFSAICTHMGCTVAEVSDGTINCPCHGSRYSITDAAVVAGPAPQPLAAERITVTGDTIRLG; encoded by the coding sequence ATGTATGCAGGGCGAAGGACGGTACTCACGGCAGGTGCGGCGGGCGCCGCCGGGCTGGTGGCCGCTTGCGGCTCGTCCGGGGACCGGGGCGGGAGCACGGCATCCGCTCCGGAGACCTCCCGGGGCGCGACGCCGAGCACCGGGGCAGGCGCGGCGAGTGCCGCGGGTTCCGTACCGGGAGGAGAGGCTCTCGCCAAGACCTCGGACATTCCGGTCGGAGGCGGCAAGGTCTTCGCGGAGCAGGAGGTCGTGGTGACCCAGCCCAAGGAGGGCGAGTTCAAGGGCTTCTCCGCCATCTGCACCCACATGGGGTGCACCGTCGCCGAGGTCAGCGATGGCACCATCAACTGCCCCTGCCACGGCAGTCGGTACAGCATCACGGACGCTGCGGTCGTGGCCGGTCCCGCGCCGCAGCCGCTGGCTGCCGAACGGATCACCGTCACCGGTGACACCATTCGGCTCGGATGA
- a CDS encoding DeoR/GlpR family DNA-binding transcription regulator yields MGVANRLDLTLRLVQGSDRVSVSELSQRLGVSEMTVRRDLDALEGQGLVRRVHGGAVATRSRAEDAGFLAREPWQAATKDRLGAAAAALVEPGSRVLLDAGTTTVHVAEHLAARAPLTIAVLSLQAAVCLADRPGIELLVVGGRSRPGERSFVGPLALRTLESLAFDCFVMSIGGVHAEHGWSEFSLDDAAVKQAGLARAARTVAVADATKLGVRAFSRVAPLDAVHRFVTDSAAEDGRAHPGGPQTLDALREAGVDTVLA; encoded by the coding sequence ATGGGTGTCGCCAATCGTTTGGACCTGACCCTGCGCTTGGTGCAGGGCTCCGACCGGGTTTCCGTGTCGGAGCTCTCCCAGCGCCTGGGTGTGTCGGAAATGACCGTGCGCAGGGACCTGGATGCGCTGGAAGGGCAGGGTCTGGTGCGCCGCGTGCACGGCGGAGCCGTGGCGACGCGCTCGCGGGCGGAGGACGCGGGATTCTTGGCGCGGGAGCCGTGGCAGGCCGCTACCAAGGACCGCCTGGGCGCCGCCGCGGCCGCGCTCGTGGAACCCGGATCGCGGGTACTGCTGGACGCAGGGACCACGACGGTGCACGTTGCCGAGCATCTGGCGGCCCGGGCGCCGCTGACGATCGCCGTGCTGAGCCTTCAGGCCGCGGTGTGCCTGGCCGACCGGCCCGGGATCGAGCTCCTGGTCGTGGGCGGCCGCTCCCGTCCTGGCGAGCGTTCCTTCGTGGGCCCGCTGGCGCTGCGCACGCTGGAGTCCTTGGCCTTCGACTGCTTCGTGATGTCCATCGGTGGTGTGCACGCCGAGCACGGCTGGTCGGAGTTCTCGCTGGACGATGCCGCTGTCAAACAGGCGGGACTCGCCCGGGCCGCCCGTACCGTCGCGGTGGCGGACGCGACCAAGCTCGGCGTGCGCGCGTTCAGCCGGGTCGCCCCCCTCGATGCCGTGCACCGTTTCGTCACCGACAGCGCCGCCGAAGACGGCCGTGCGCACCCCGGCGGTCCGCAGACGCTTGACGCCCTGCGCGAGGCGGGCGTCGACACTGTCCTCGCCTGA
- a CDS encoding DUF4406 domain-containing protein, with translation MVLVAGPYRSGTGDDPHRLEANVRAMNQTALVLFRAGHLPVTGEALALPLLETAGSTRPGDPLFREIFHPVAEQLLTRCDAVLRIGGPSEGADRMVAQARAQGKYVYTSLTDVPAAR, from the coding sequence ATGGTCCTCGTCGCCGGTCCCTACCGATCGGGTACCGGCGACGACCCGCACAGGCTTGAAGCCAACGTCCGGGCGATGAATCAGACCGCTCTCGTCCTCTTCCGCGCCGGGCACCTCCCCGTCACGGGCGAGGCCCTGGCCCTGCCGCTTCTGGAGACCGCGGGTAGCACCCGGCCCGGCGATCCGCTTTTCCGCGAGATCTTCCACCCCGTCGCCGAGCAACTGCTCACCCGCTGCGACGCCGTTCTGCGGATCGGCGGCCCTTCCGAGGGAGCGGACCGGATGGTTGCCCAGGCCCGCGCCCAGGGCAAGTACGTCTACACCAGCCTCACCGACGTGCCGGCCGCCCGATGA
- a CDS encoding NUDIX domain-containing protein, translating into MTAGLDTPDRRGRTGLDQHGRDLDGNPHVRIREVEVLSCDWYVLRRTTFDYQHSDGHVSREQRETYDRGDGATILLHNADHRTVLLTRQFRLPAYVNGHPDGMLLETAAGLLDGDSPHEAIRREAAEETGHVIGTPEHVFDVYMSPGSVTERLHFYAAPYDPADNPTGGTGIAAEGEDITTVELPFADALDMVRNGVIADAKTIMLLQWAALDGPFRQADPLTHRS; encoded by the coding sequence ATGACCGCCGGCCTCGATACCCCCGACCGCCGCGGACGCACCGGCCTGGATCAGCACGGCCGCGACCTGGACGGCAATCCGCACGTGCGGATCCGCGAAGTGGAGGTGCTCTCCTGCGACTGGTATGTCCTGCGCAGGACCACCTTCGACTACCAGCACAGTGACGGACACGTCAGCCGCGAGCAGCGCGAGACCTACGACCGCGGCGACGGGGCGACCATCCTGCTCCACAACGCCGACCACCGCACTGTGCTGCTCACGCGCCAGTTCCGCCTCCCCGCCTACGTCAACGGTCACCCCGACGGCATGCTCCTGGAAACCGCCGCCGGGCTCCTCGACGGCGACAGCCCGCACGAAGCGATCCGCCGCGAAGCAGCCGAAGAGACCGGACACGTCATCGGCACTCCCGAGCACGTCTTCGACGTCTACATGAGCCCCGGCTCCGTCACCGAACGCCTGCACTTCTACGCCGCCCCCTACGACCCGGCGGACAACCCCACCGGGGGAACCGGAATCGCCGCCGAGGGTGAGGACATCACCACCGTCGAACTCCCCTTCGCCGACGCACTCGACATGGTGCGCAACGGCGTGATCGCCGATGCCAAAACCATCATGCTGCTCCAATGGGCAGCCCTCGACGGCCCGTTCCGACAGGCTGACCCACTCACCCACCGGAGCTGA
- a CDS encoding DUF4287 domain-containing protein, which yields MTETVKGPAGYFPSIEKKYGRPIAEWKDIIRSSPLTRHMELVSWLKTGHGLGHGHANALVAHTLAEDSGK from the coding sequence ATGACGGAAACCGTGAAGGGCCCTGCCGGCTACTTCCCTTCGATCGAGAAGAAGTACGGCCGCCCGATAGCAGAGTGGAAGGACATCATCCGCTCCTCGCCCTTGACCCGGCATATGGAACTCGTCTCCTGGCTCAAAACCGGACACGGGCTCGGGCACGGTCACGCAAACGCACTTGTCGCGCACACCCTTGCCGAGGACAGCGGGAAGTAA
- a CDS encoding LysR family transcriptional regulator — translation MTPRQSRPTHLANLDLNLLVTLRALLRERNVTRAARNLGVTQPAVSASLSRLRRHFADELLVRVQGAYVLTPLAAQLAGQVETVCAAAERLFATGTAFDPATTQREFTLLMADYPATVLGPALSRLFDSDAPHAALHLQLVRETLGSGAGDTIRLVDGLVSPSLGHFRTPGVGSVPLFRDRWVCLLSACHPLCEAGAFRIEDLARLPWVVPYHRDDGYPSAAPATRQLTALGIRPRIAVRVESYRAVPDFIAGTRRVALIPERLTARLPSAHGLRTVDCPVPLDSLEEHLWWDASHDEDPAHSWLRELVARAADSLGP, via the coding sequence ATGACCCCACGGCAGTCCCGTCCCACACACCTCGCCAACCTCGACCTCAACCTCCTGGTCACGCTCCGCGCACTGCTGCGTGAGCGGAACGTCACCCGCGCCGCCCGGAACCTCGGCGTCACCCAGCCGGCCGTCAGCGCTTCGCTGTCCCGGCTGCGCCGGCACTTCGCGGACGAGCTGCTCGTCAGGGTCCAGGGCGCCTACGTACTGACGCCGCTCGCCGCGCAGCTTGCCGGACAGGTCGAGACGGTGTGTGCTGCCGCGGAGCGGCTCTTCGCGACGGGCACGGCGTTCGACCCGGCCACCACACAGCGGGAGTTCACGCTGCTGATGGCCGACTATCCGGCGACCGTTCTCGGCCCCGCGCTCTCGCGGCTGTTCGACAGTGATGCACCGCACGCGGCGCTTCATCTCCAGCTCGTCCGGGAGACTCTGGGCAGCGGTGCGGGCGACACGATTCGCCTCGTCGACGGTCTGGTGTCCCCGTCTCTGGGCCACTTTCGCACCCCGGGGGTCGGGTCGGTACCGCTCTTCCGTGACCGGTGGGTCTGCCTGCTGTCCGCCTGTCATCCGCTTTGCGAGGCCGGGGCATTCCGCATCGAGGACCTGGCACGGTTGCCGTGGGTGGTGCCCTACCACCGGGACGACGGCTACCCCTCGGCCGCTCCGGCGACCCGGCAGCTGACCGCACTGGGCATCCGGCCGCGGATCGCTGTACGAGTGGAGAGCTACCGTGCCGTACCCGACTTCATCGCCGGCACGCGGAGGGTGGCGCTCATCCCGGAGCGGCTCACCGCACGGCTGCCGTCGGCTCACGGGCTGCGCACGGTCGACTGCCCGGTACCGCTCGACTCGCTCGAGGAGCACCTGTGGTGGGACGCGAGCCACGACGAGGACCCGGCGCACAGCTGGCTGCGTGAACTGGTGGCCCGGGCAGCGGACAGCCTCGGACCATAA
- a CDS encoding FAD-dependent oxidoreductase, which yields MPHALTELKVHTVTKPAGTASHQLDADVCVVGAGVSGISAAIESAQLGRDVVLVDSLPVLGGQMVNSLIGLFCGVYGNGPGYRQLTHGIFDWIFADLEASCDLHVNRGHTITVTYDEVALGRWVERRIRELGIRVVLGASITGVERDGRRIAAVSFATRHGAVRVTAPGFVDATGDAALAWEAGLPCRVPERTIYGSQQIVLEHLHEEHQPGREELAEHVHAKAAEWGLVRRDGLAFFFPGRNTAVLNMTHIPAPLDPVEASAAQLDGREQADRVVEFLRAEYPKAFGEAKVRSYGLPGRRQTRWIKGSHQLSLDEVRAGTRFEDAVARTAWPIELHDRADGYVWETFDADHVHYVPLRSLLSPDCDNLVAAGRCADGDAAALSSVRVLGPCAAMGAGAAHALDLAGRDGSVHGIDLAALRARLAANVDD from the coding sequence ATGCCCCATGCCCTGACCGAGCTGAAGGTCCACACCGTCACCAAGCCGGCCGGCACAGCGAGCCATCAACTCGACGCCGATGTCTGCGTGGTGGGGGCGGGCGTCTCCGGAATCTCCGCCGCGATCGAGAGTGCGCAGCTCGGGCGGGACGTCGTCCTCGTCGACAGTCTGCCCGTGCTCGGCGGGCAGATGGTGAACTCGCTGATCGGGCTGTTCTGCGGGGTGTACGGCAACGGGCCCGGCTACCGGCAGCTCACCCACGGCATCTTCGACTGGATCTTCGCCGACCTGGAGGCTTCGTGCGATCTGCACGTCAACCGCGGCCACACCATCACCGTCACCTATGACGAGGTGGCGCTGGGCCGGTGGGTGGAGCGGCGGATCCGGGAGCTGGGCATCCGTGTCGTCCTCGGGGCCTCGATCACCGGTGTGGAGCGGGACGGCCGGCGCATCGCGGCGGTGTCCTTCGCCACCCGGCACGGGGCCGTGCGGGTCACCGCGCCCGGCTTCGTCGACGCCACCGGGGACGCGGCACTTGCCTGGGAGGCGGGGCTGCCCTGCCGCGTACCGGAACGCACCATCTACGGATCGCAGCAGATCGTCCTGGAGCACCTGCACGAGGAACACCAGCCGGGCCGCGAGGAGCTGGCCGAGCACGTCCACGCCAAGGCGGCCGAATGGGGACTCGTCCGCCGCGACGGGCTCGCCTTCTTCTTCCCCGGGCGGAACACCGCCGTCCTCAACATGACTCACATACCGGCCCCGCTCGACCCGGTCGAGGCGTCGGCCGCCCAGCTCGACGGCCGGGAACAGGCCGACCGGGTGGTCGAGTTCCTGCGCGCGGAGTACCCGAAGGCTTTCGGAGAGGCGAAAGTGCGCTCCTACGGCCTCCCGGGAAGGCGGCAGACCCGCTGGATCAAGGGCAGCCACCAGCTGTCACTCGACGAGGTGAGGGCCGGAACCCGCTTCGAGGACGCCGTCGCCCGCACCGCCTGGCCCATCGAGCTGCACGACCGTGCGGACGGGTACGTCTGGGAGACCTTCGACGCCGACCACGTCCACTACGTACCGCTGCGCTCCCTGCTCTCCCCGGACTGCGACAACCTCGTAGCCGCCGGACGCTGCGCCGACGGCGACGCGGCGGCCCTCTCCAGCGTCCGCGTCTTGGGTCCCTGCGCAGCCATGGGGGCAGGCGCCGCCCATGCCCTGGACCTCGCCGGACGCGATGGCAGCGTGCACGGGATCGACCTCGCAGCCCTCCGCGCCCGCCTCGCCGCAAACGTCGACGACTGA
- the ilvD gene encoding dihydroxy-acid dehydratase, with protein sequence MTALRSNYTPGTSPWAVRRAQWRALGLTDEDMAKPKIAIVNSSSQLATCYSHLDDIARAAKEAIAEAGGIGFEIRTVAPSDFIHSAGGRGGYILSARDLITHDIEAAVEGAQLDGMLTLASCDKTAPGQLMAAARLDLPTIVVGCGYQACGIFAGRHCDIEDVFLAAGHHAQGRISLDELTGMSENAVAGPGVCAGMGTANSMHIACEALGMALPGSTPVLANSPRMWADVRAAGRRIVDLVREDLRPRGLLTREAFENAVTVMLAVSASINSVKHLQAIAEEAGTGIDVYGMYERLADRVPLLAAVRPNGPHSIDEFEAAGGAAGTLWQLRELLHTGALTVTGRTLGEELIERQPTDPEVIRPPERALGRRPTIVLVRGSLAPATGIVKLAVDEERPPSFTGTAKVYDSPQDALAGLRAGDVLPGQVLVLRGLGPKGTPGMGMASRPVFALDGAGLTGKVAVVTDGQLSGLVNKGIVVGEVSPEAADGGPLALVRDGDTISIDLTTRRADLLVPEEELATRTPWTPCAEAERGWLSVYLRTVRPLQEGAVLTPRTPREGTTSA encoded by the coding sequence ATGACCGCACTCCGCAGCAACTACACCCCCGGAACGTCCCCGTGGGCCGTCCGGCGCGCCCAGTGGCGAGCCCTCGGCCTCACCGACGAGGACATGGCCAAGCCGAAGATCGCCATCGTCAACTCCTCGTCCCAGCTCGCCACCTGCTACAGCCATCTCGACGACATCGCGAGGGCCGCCAAGGAGGCGATCGCCGAGGCCGGCGGCATCGGCTTCGAAATCCGCACCGTCGCCCCGAGCGACTTCATCCACAGCGCCGGCGGCCGCGGCGGCTACATTCTCTCCGCCCGCGACCTGATCACCCATGACATCGAGGCCGCCGTCGAAGGCGCCCAGCTCGACGGCATGCTCACTCTCGCCTCCTGCGACAAGACCGCTCCAGGGCAGCTGATGGCGGCAGCGCGGCTCGATCTGCCGACCATCGTCGTCGGCTGCGGCTATCAGGCCTGCGGCATCTTTGCCGGGCGCCACTGCGACATCGAGGACGTCTTCCTTGCCGCAGGCCACCATGCACAGGGCCGCATCAGCCTGGACGAACTGACCGGCATGAGCGAGAACGCCGTTGCGGGCCCGGGCGTGTGCGCCGGCATGGGCACCGCCAATTCCATGCACATCGCCTGCGAGGCGCTCGGCATGGCGCTGCCCGGCTCCACCCCCGTGCTCGCCAACAGCCCCAGGATGTGGGCCGATGTGCGGGCGGCGGGGCGCCGGATCGTCGACCTCGTACGCGAGGACCTGCGGCCTCGTGGCCTGCTCACCCGCGAGGCCTTCGAGAACGCGGTGACGGTCATGCTCGCCGTCAGTGCGTCCATCAACTCCGTCAAGCACCTGCAGGCGATCGCCGAGGAGGCGGGCACCGGCATCGATGTGTACGGGATGTACGAGCGGCTCGCCGACCGTGTGCCGCTGCTGGCCGCCGTACGGCCGAACGGACCGCACTCCATCGACGAGTTCGAGGCGGCCGGCGGAGCAGCAGGGACGCTGTGGCAGCTGCGCGAGCTGCTGCATACCGGGGCTCTGACCGTCACCGGCCGCACCCTCGGTGAGGAGCTCATAGAAAGGCAGCCCACGGACCCCGAGGTGATCCGGCCGCCGGAGCGGGCGCTCGGCCGCAGACCCACGATCGTCCTGGTCCGCGGCTCGCTCGCACCGGCCACCGGAATCGTCAAGCTGGCGGTCGACGAGGAGCGTCCGCCGTCGTTCACCGGAACGGCCAAGGTGTACGACAGTCCGCAGGACGCGCTTGCCGGGTTGCGTGCCGGAGATGTGCTGCCGGGGCAGGTGCTGGTGCTGCGCGGTCTCGGGCCCAAGGGCACTCCGGGCATGGGCATGGCGTCGCGGCCCGTCTTCGCGCTCGACGGGGCCGGGCTGACCGGCAAGGTCGCCGTCGTCACCGACGGACAACTCTCCGGTCTGGTCAACAAGGGCATCGTCGTCGGCGAGGTCTCCCCGGAGGCCGCCGACGGCGGGCCGCTGGCCCTGGTCCGGGACGGCGACACGATCTCCATCGACCTCACGACCCGGCGCGCAGACCTCCTCGTACCGGAGGAGGAACTGGCCACCCGCACCCCCTGGACCCCGTGCGCGGAGGCCGAGCGCGGATGGCTGTCCGTCTACCTGCGGACGGTCCGCCCGCTCCAGGAAGGCGCGGTACTCACCCCGCGCACGCCCAGGGAAGGAACCACGAGCGCATGA